In a genomic window of Halorussus salilacus:
- a CDS encoding DUF58 domain-containing protein, translating into MEATRRYWGEAGVAVVLAGSAVLFGRAVLLVGAAGVAGWLVARQYLFVRAVSNAAEDLSVTQSVARDATSVGDDLEVVLGAELHRPAPVGIELEADLPVGVEVSGGDDEGASDEDPDSDARGPRASLSVGERSARTTFAVRCRVAGDFQFGRATVTATDATGRFRAVFPAGPEPRVSASPRGPTNVHVGVGGDSVEAPYGEYASSDNGSGLDPDDIRAYVPGHEVRQIDWNATARLGFPHVREFEATTERRTALLVDCRASMATGPDGETAFDYARQIALAVVGHARDSNEPVNVYAVGEAGLLRDGSPSTVGGNYAVLERWLRALEPGPERSRASGGESEVGSASEAGTGSGVGNASEAGTGSGVGRGAAHSPAAARRRSRRLSDDRTAFAARLEPFFADADPYVERVADDPLYRTAKTRLERLRGNVTTVVLTDDSRRAEVLQTVKVARRYDDHVVVFLTPRALFDRGSADLESTYDRYVDFELFRRELAELDGVSAFEVAPGDRLDALMAANETGPRTGEATRASARAGASE; encoded by the coding sequence ATGGAAGCGACGCGGCGCTACTGGGGGGAGGCGGGGGTTGCCGTCGTTCTCGCCGGTTCGGCGGTTCTGTTCGGCCGCGCCGTCCTGCTGGTCGGCGCGGCCGGAGTCGCCGGTTGGCTGGTCGCGCGCCAGTACCTGTTCGTGCGGGCGGTCTCGAACGCGGCCGAGGACCTTTCGGTCACCCAGTCGGTAGCGAGGGACGCGACCAGCGTCGGCGACGATCTGGAGGTCGTCCTCGGCGCGGAGTTGCATCGCCCGGCCCCGGTCGGAATCGAACTCGAAGCGGACCTCCCGGTCGGGGTCGAAGTGAGCGGGGGAGACGACGAAGGTGCCAGTGACGAGGACCCCGACAGCGACGCTCGCGGACCGCGAGCGTCGCTGTCGGTCGGCGAGCGTTCGGCGCGGACGACGTTCGCAGTTCGCTGTCGGGTAGCCGGGGACTTCCAGTTCGGCCGAGCGACGGTCACCGCGACCGACGCCACCGGACGGTTCCGGGCGGTGTTCCCCGCGGGGCCCGAGCCCCGCGTGAGCGCGAGCCCGCGCGGGCCGACGAACGTCCACGTCGGAGTCGGCGGCGACTCGGTGGAAGCGCCCTACGGCGAGTACGCCAGTAGCGACAACGGGTCCGGTCTCGACCCGGACGACATCAGGGCCTACGTCCCCGGTCACGAGGTGCGACAGATCGACTGGAACGCGACGGCCCGTCTCGGGTTCCCCCACGTCCGGGAGTTCGAGGCCACCACCGAGCGCCGGACCGCCCTCCTCGTGGACTGCCGAGCGTCGATGGCCACCGGTCCCGACGGGGAGACCGCGTTCGACTACGCCAGACAGATCGCGCTCGCCGTCGTCGGTCACGCTCGCGATAGCAACGAGCCGGTGAACGTGTACGCGGTCGGCGAGGCGGGCCTGCTCCGGGACGGGTCACCGTCCACCGTGGGCGGGAACTACGCGGTACTCGAACGCTGGCTTCGGGCGCTCGAACCGGGGCCCGAGCGGTCTCGCGCGTCCGGCGGCGAGAGCGAAGTCGGAAGCGCGAGTGAAGCCGGAACCGGGAGTGGAGTCGGAAACGCGAGTGAAGCCGGGACCGGGAGTGGAGTCGGACGCGGTGCGGCGCACTCGCCAGCCGCCGCTCGGCGTCGCTCGCGGCGGCTGAGCGACGACCGAACGGCGTTCGCCGCTCGGCTGGAACCGTTCTTCGCCGACGCAGACCCCTACGTCGAGCGCGTGGCCGACGACCCGCTCTACCGCACCGCCAAGACCCGTCTCGAACGGTTGCGGGGCAACGTGACGACGGTGGTGCTGACCGACGACTCGCGCCGGGCCGAGGTCCTCCAGACGGTGAAAGTCGCGCGCCGGTACGACGACCACGTCGTGGTGTTCCTGACGCCGAGGGCGCTGTTCGACCGCGGGTCGGCCGACCTCGAATCGACATACGACCGGTACGTCGACTTCGAGCTGTTCCGGCGTGAACTCGCGGAACTCGACGGCGTCTCGGCGTTCGAGGTCGCTCCCGGCGACCGGCTGGACGCCCTGATGGCCGCGAACGAGACCGGGCCGCGAACGGGGGAAGCCACGAGAGCGAGCGCGCGAGCGGGAGCGAGTGAGTGA
- a CDS encoding aldo/keto reductase: MEYTTLGETGLKVSRICLGCMSFGSSDWREWVLEEEESRPIIERAIDLGINFFDTANMYSQGESERILGNVLADYDRDWPVVATKVYHRMGEDNPNARGLSRKAIEQELENSLDRLGMDTVDLYQIHRWDDETPIEETLRALDDAVRRGQVRYIGASSMWAHQFAEALYTSERIGLDRFVSMQNHYNLAYREEEREMLPLCEKEGIGVMPWSPLARGYLTRPHEEFLETVRGEFMDEDESMSSRVAAYRSNGGDEVNERVEELAVEKGVTMAQIALAWLLHRDEVDAPIVGTTSVEHLEDAVEALEIDLSDSELEYLEEPYGPVEIEGHE, translated from the coding sequence ATGGAGTACACGACGCTCGGAGAGACGGGGCTCAAAGTGAGTCGAATCTGCCTCGGGTGCATGAGTTTCGGGTCGAGCGACTGGCGCGAATGGGTGCTGGAAGAGGAGGAGAGCCGACCGATCATCGAACGCGCCATCGACCTCGGCATCAACTTCTTCGACACCGCGAACATGTACTCGCAGGGCGAATCCGAGCGTATCCTCGGGAACGTCCTCGCCGACTACGACCGCGATTGGCCGGTCGTCGCGACGAAGGTGTACCACCGGATGGGCGAGGACAACCCCAACGCCCGTGGACTCTCCCGAAAGGCCATCGAGCAGGAACTCGAAAACTCGCTCGACCGCCTCGGGATGGACACCGTCGACCTCTATCAGATACACCGCTGGGACGACGAGACGCCCATCGAGGAGACACTGCGCGCGCTCGACGACGCGGTCCGCCGAGGACAGGTCCGGTACATCGGTGCCTCGTCGATGTGGGCCCACCAGTTCGCCGAGGCGCTCTACACCTCCGAGCGAATCGGACTCGACCGGTTCGTCTCGATGCAGAACCACTACAACCTCGCCTACCGCGAGGAAGAGCGCGAGATGCTCCCGCTCTGCGAGAAGGAGGGCATCGGCGTGATGCCGTGGAGTCCGCTCGCCCGTGGGTATCTCACCCGTCCGCACGAGGAGTTCCTCGAAACGGTCCGCGGCGAGTTCATGGACGAAGACGAGTCCATGTCGAGTCGAGTCGCCGCCTACCGCTCGAACGGGGGCGACGAGGTCAACGAGCGCGTCGAAGAGTTGGCGGTGGAGAAGGGAGTGACGATGGCCCAGATCGCGCTCGCGTGGCTCCTCCACCGAGACGAGGTCGACGCGCCCATCGTCGGGACGACCAGCGTCGAGCATCTGGAGGACGCGGTCGAAGCGCTCGAAATCGACCTCTCGGACAGCGAACTGGAGTATCTGGAGGAGCCGTACGGACCGGTGGAGATCGAGGGTCACGAGTGA